ACGACAGTGAAAAATGGTGTTTTCAGTTAAAATCAGATTAGATTTCCCCTCTAGCACCTGAAATTGGAGTGCCAAATATCTGAATTCCCTATCTATTGTTGCAAGGGGCTCGTCACAAAATACATACTTGGCCAATATATTACTCCCTACATTCACAAATATAAgttgttttggatatttcaatatggactgcatacggactgaaatgagtgaacatacACACTAAAACGTGCCTGTTTACATCTGATTCAGAAAAAAGTTGCAACATCTTATAtctgtgaacggagggagtaacttcttactacctccgtaccaaaatataagacgtttttgttgGCTAAAGTAGCCACAAAATCGTCTTATATATTGATACGGAGGAAGTATTTTTCAAGAAAGAATCAATCAGTTTGGCGATAGAGACCAACATATCAATCATTAAATTGACTTAGTGTGAATAACAATGTGCCTGTTCGACTCTGTTGTCATTTCTGAAATTTAAAACTGTTATTATGAGCCTACTATAGTTTTAGTACTGCCCAGTTAAAAAATGAATCTTGGAGCTAACACAAATAAAGGTATAAACAATAACCACACTGCTAGATGCTTCAGTTTACACAATAGTACAGTAGCTAATTTGTAGCACTGCTTCATCTTTGCCCTGAGTGTTTTTTGGACAGAAAGTGTAGTACATAGTTTGGTGTGATTGTTTAACTGGTGGGATATGTTACATATCATATGGCCCTTTGTTCCAATGATACAATGGACTATCAACCTTGCAAATTGTTGTTTGAATTTGTTTACAGCAAGCAGCTTTTTCCCCTTCTAGGGAAATGTTTACTGCTTACCTAGATAACTAAAAATCTCAGTATGAGCAAGCATAATTGTGTAGTCAAAGTACTGGAATGTTACTTTCATGATAGTTATATAGTTCAGTGTAAATTCTCTGTTATCGTATTAGTTATAGCTCCTATTTTCCTGTAGGTAAAACTTATCCAGGATAACAGGATGGCACATGATAAGTTAGTTGATTCTTTCTTGAACAAGTTTTTTCCATCTGGTTATCCATACAGGTATGAGTTCCCGAATCGTTGACATTCTTGATACTCTGATGGACGACGTTATTTGATGAGTTTTGCTCTTGCTCATGCAGTGTGAATGAGGGTTACCTGACATATACCAAATTCCGAGCACTCCAGCATTTTTCTAGTGCTATGCTGCATGTGCTATCGACCCAGGTCAGTTCATCTGGTTGCTGTTATTCGTTAGCAATAAGAGTTGTCATTGGATAATGTGTGTCATTTCCATGAACTTTAGCCGCTTTCTAGATACTTAAATTATTTTTACCTACTTTTTTTGATGAGCAAACATGGTACCTTCTACTGACTGTGGGCTGCGGCTCAGTCTTTATTATTTGCTGCAGGTCTACGACCTACCCCTGCGCAAGCAACGGCTGTAAGTTGGGTAAGCATATGCTGACAGAGATGCTAAAGTTTCTAGCAGGTAGTACGGCCGAAACATCTTTGCTGATTTTCTGTAACCATTTCAGATTCTAAAAGATGGAATGCAGCACGCAGGAAAGCTCATCTGTAGCGGCATGGGGGCAAGAATGGATTCAGAGCCAAAGAGTTGGAGGATATTTGGTGGGTAATCATCATATTAACCGTGTTACCCATTTTCTGATATTTATGCTTGTTTGTGTTCTTCTACTGAAATTTTCTTTCTAAGCTACATCATCGATGCCTCTTTTTTTTGGTGCCAGCTGATGTTCTCTATGATTTTGGTACTGCCTTGGACTTCATTTCACCACTGTGTCCACAACTTTTTCTTGAAGTGGCAGGCTTGGGAAATTTTGCAAAGGTGCGGATTTAACTTGCATGTGCTGCACTTCAAATGGCACGTATATTGCAATACAATCTTCTGTTCACATTGCGCGTTTAATTTTTCGAGGGCTTACTCAAAGATAAAACGACTGTCATCTGCGCCTGATGGTTATATGAAATGACTGTAGATTATAGGACGTTGTCAAAATGAACATATTTGTCCAGATTCTCTGCCTGAAAACTGAGCTGACATCACAGTGATATCTTATTGCTTGTCATTGTAGGGAATGGCTGTGGTTGCTGCCAGAGCGACAAGGCTACCAATATATTCATCTTTTGCGAAAGAAGGTAACCTTAGTGACTTGTTTGCTAAAGGGGAAGCCATCTCGACACTTTTCAATGTTATGGGGATAGGAGCTGGCATTGGATTATCATCTACAGTATGTTCAACGACTCAAGGAAAGGTACATATTTGCATTAATACACTTGTTAAGTTACTCTGTTTCATTTTATCAGGGAAGTAACAAAGATAAAAAAATGTGATTACATGAATTAGATTAGAATGGCCATTACTTTGAGAATGAGGACGACCATCAGAATCCGGAACTTTCTGTTTGGTACAAGCTTCTAATTGCTATTATCAAATTTCTTTCAGCTAATCATAGGCCCGTTGCTTTCTGCTGTGCATATATGGGGAGTGGTGCAAGAGATGAGAGCAACTCCTATAAACACACTTAATCCACAAAGAACAGCAATGGTGGTGGCTGATTTTATCAAGGTTTCTTACATTTGACCTGTAACTGTAAATGCCTCCTATTTTCCCAGTTACTGTAATACTAATTTCGTTTCTTACGCTGCAGAGCGGAAAGGTTTCAAGCCCAGCTGAGCTAAGATACCGAGAAGATCTTCTGTTCCCTAACAGGTTAATAGAAGAAGCAGGAAGCGTGAAAGTCGGGCAACCATTTCGCAGGGTTTTGAGCCCACGGCTTGTCGAAGAGCTGAGGTCTACTTTCCCAAACGAGAAGTTTTTACTCACCCAGAAAAGCGACAAGGCGTACATGGTTCTTGAGCAGAGCGCAACCGGGGAGGATGCACTGAGGGGGTGGCTGGTCGCTGCCTTCGCTTCGGAGATGGAGAGATCAGGCGCTGGACCACGCGACACAGTCCTAAATGATGCCTATCAGAAGATGGAGAGCGTGTTCCCCATGTTCGTTTCGGAAGTGAAGAGCAGGGGCTGGTACACAGGCCAGTTCTTGGATGGAAATCACAGTCGGATCGCGTACGCGAAATCTGAATGACCGCGCATGCCGGAGGAAGAGCACTGTCGACCACGCAGGCGGTGCATCCCGCCCGCGGTTTTCAGAGTTGCAGAGTTCAATTTTGTTTCACGAAAAAAAGAGTTGTttgtagaaaactttttcttttgtctTTCGTCACTCGTAGGGTCGCCATTCCATCTTTCTATCTTCAGTGCAGTGTATGTATGACAGAAATGAGTGGATGCTTTGTCTTCAGATCTTCCTGAATCATACACGAGATGGAAAACCAACACGATGCTGCTACTTGGAAGGAGGCTGCATCTGTTTGACTATGTGTTGTCGTATGGTTCGACTTCGTGCGTATCGTGCGAGTGATGGGATGGAACCGCGGCATCTCGATTCCAAGTGATGGAACTGCCGCATCTTAGTCAAGATGCTGCCGCAGTGGATGACATAATCACGCGATCACTGGACTAGTCCACGGCGAAGCCATCTTTATTCTGTACTAGGTTTTGGCGTAGTCACCACGAGTTGAAATATCCTGTAGTCGGGTTAACTTCCCAAGTTTGAGTGAACCACGTCGTCCACTCATGGTCTTCCAGAGCGCGACGGGCCAacgccggcggctcctcctcctcctcgcagagTTCTCGCGAGACAAGCCAGACCGAAGGGGTGGTTTGGTATCCAGCGTGGGTGACCGGTCCATGGCTGGGCTGCGCGGAGCAGTAAAAAAATATCTGCCGAAAGTCCGTCGGTCCATGGCTGGGCCGAGAGAGGATATTCGACGAGGAAAAACGTCAGGCCCGCAAAAGCAAAGAGTCTATGCTAAGACCAATCACGGCTTTTTCTCTGGCCTAACAAGTTAGTACCTCCTACTTGATGATCACTAGTATCACTAGAGAATTGATGGTGGATTGACCCTGGCTGGAGTCTGGTCGCGGCACGCAACGAATAAGGTGGAAATTTATTCAGTCCAGCAGGTGGGTGGTAATGTTGGAAAATATgacctaaaggcaataataaaatggttattattatatttccttattcatgataattgtctattgttcatgctataattgtgttatccggaaatcgtaatacatgtgtgaatacatagaccacaacatgtccctagtgagcctctagttgactagctcgttgatcaacagatagtcatggtttcctgactatggacattggatgtcattgataatggaatcacatcattaggagaatgatgtgatggacaagacccaatcctaagcatagcacaaagatcgtgtagttcgtttgctagagcttttccaatgtcaagtatcattttcttagaccatgagatcgtgtaactcccggatgccgtatgagtgctttgggtgtaccaaacgtcacaacgtaactgggtgactataaaggtacactacaggtatctctgaaagtgtctgttgggttgacacggatcgagactgggatttgtcactccgtatgacggagaggtatctctgggcccactcggtaatgcatcatcataatgagctcaaagtgaccaagtggttggtcacgggatcatgcattacggtacgagtaaagtgacttgccggtaacgagattgaacgaggtattgggataccgacgatcgaatctcgcgcaagtaacgtaccgattgacaaagggaattgtatacgggattgattgaatcctcgacatcgtggttcatccgatgagatcatcgtggaacatgtgggagccaacatgg
This region of Triticum aestivum cultivar Chinese Spring chromosome 2D, IWGSC CS RefSeq v2.1, whole genome shotgun sequence genomic DNA includes:
- the LOC123053992 gene encoding protein root UVB sensitive 2, chloroplastic codes for the protein MDILEKIRGGGDKPAAMETPRRPESWVEISESVSRLCSFDAGGGGGVSVKLIQDNRMAHDKLVDSFLNKFFPSGYPYSVNEGYLTYTKFRALQHFSSAMLHVLSTQSLLFAAGLRPTPAQATAVSWILKDGMQHAGKLICSGMGARMDSEPKSWRIFADVLYDFGTALDFISPLCPQLFLEVAGLGNFAKGMAVVAARATRLPIYSSFAKEGNLSDLFAKGEAISTLFNVMGIGAGIGLSSTVCSTTQGKLIIGPLLSAVHIWGVVQEMRATPINTLNPQRTAMVVADFIKSGKVSSPAELRYREDLLFPNRLIEEAGSVKVGQPFRRVLSPRLVEELRSTFPNEKFLLTQKSDKAYMVLEQSATGEDALRGWLVAAFASEMERSGAGPRDTVLNDAYQKMESVFPMFVSEVKSRGWYTGQFLDGNHSRIAYAKSE